One genomic window of Pieris rapae chromosome 15, ilPieRapa1.1, whole genome shotgun sequence includes the following:
- the LOC110992266 gene encoding DDB1- and CUL4-associated factor 13, with product MSGLKIKVISRNPEDYLRATKKDIHKIQRNYDPSLHPLEAPREYVRALNAVKLERVFAKPFLGSLDGHSDGVSSMAKHPQRLAVLASGAFDGEIRLWDLASRKCTRNFIAHEGWVRAICYTPDGDSFTSVGDDKTIKTWKSEVCDAEDEEPVNTLLSMSVVSGISHHRNKPIFATCGENCQLWENTRNEPVKVFKWGVDSLHHVAFNQVETNLLASCASDRSIILYDCRETGPLRKVVLELRSNALAWNPMEAFMFTVANEDYNLYTFDVRKLKQPVNIHFDHTSAVVDVDYAPTGRELVAGSYDKTVRIFETLKGHSRDVYHTKRMQRLTCVKWSLDNKYILSGSDEMNIRMWKARASEKLGVLKPRERTALNYADALKEKFASHPQIKRIARHRHVPKHILNAQKELRTIREKTKRKDANRRVHSKPGTVPHVPERQKHVVKEDE from the exons ATGTCTGGGctgaaaattaaagttattagtCGAAATCCTGAAGACTATTTACGTGCCACTAAAAAGGATATTCACAAAA TTCAAAGAAATTATGATCCATCACTTCATCCTTTGGAGGCCCCACGCGAATATGTTCGTGCGTTAAATGCTGTTAAATTGGAAAGAGTGTTTGCCAAGCCCTTTTTGGGTAGTCTAGATGGTCATTCAGATGGGGTATCCAGCATGGCCAAGCATCCACAAAGACTTGCAGTATTAGCAAGTGGTGCATTTGATGGAGAAATTAGATTATGGGACTTGGCTTCTAGAAAATGCACACGGAACTTTATTGCTCATGAGGGATGGGTTCGTGCTATTTGTTATACACCTGATGGGGATTCATTCACTAGTGTTGGTGATGATAAAACCATAAAAACATGGAAGTCTGAAGTTTGTGATGCTGAAGATGAAGAGCCTGTCAATACCTTGTTAAGCATGTCAGTAGTATCTGGTATTTCACATCACAGAAATAAGCCTATATTTGCTACTTGTGGAGAAAATTGTCAGTTATGGGAAAATACTAGAAATGAACctgttaaagtatttaaatggGGTGTAGATAGTCTACATCATGTTGCATTTAATCAG GTAGAAACAAATTTACTAGCCTCTTGTGCTAGTGATAGaagtataattttgtatgacTGTAGAGAAACTGGCCCACTTAGGAAAGTTGTTCTAGAACTGAGATCAAATGCACTGGCATGGAATCCTATGGAGGCCTTCATGTTTACTGTAGCAAATGAAGATTATAA TTTATACACATTTGATGTTCGAAAGTTAAAACAACCAGTAAATATCCATTTTGACCACACTTCTGCAGTGGTAGATGTTGACTATGCACCAACAGGAAGAGAGTTGGTAGCTGGAAGCTATGATAAGACTGTTAGGATCTTTGAAACACTCAAAGGCCATTCAAGAGATGTCTACCATACAAAGAGAATGCAAAGGCTGACATGCGTCAAATGGTCTTtggataataaatacattttgtcagGTTCAGATGAAATGAATATTAGAATGTGGAAGGCTAGAGCATCAGAAAAGCTAGGTgtt TTAAAACCACGTGAACGCACCGCCCTAAACTACGCAGATGCTCTCAAAGAGAAGTTTGCAAGTCATCCACAGATAAAAAGAATAGCGCGTCATAGACATGTACCAAAACACATACTAAACGCTCAGAAGGAATTAAGGACTATTCGGGAGAAGACCAAAAGAAAAGATGCGAATAGACGGGTTCATAGCAAGCCTGGTACAGTACCCCATGTACCGGAAAGACAAAAACATGTTGTTAAGGAAgatgaataa